Part of the Flavobacterium sp. MDT1-60 genome, GGTTAAAACATAAATTATCGTCACGATAAAAGTTCCTAAAAACAAACTGAAACCAACATTACGTTTTGGATTTTTAATTTCACCAGCAATAAAAGTCACACCGTTCCAGGCGTCACTTGAAAATAAAGACCCCACCATCGCGGCCGAAATTCCTGTAATTAAAGCTGTTCCACTAATTGGAAGCCATGAACCACTTTCAGCATTATACGAACGTGTTGTCCACGCATCTGTCCAATTGGCATCCCAAACTGAAGCTTTTGCAGCAAGTGTTAATCCAAAAACGATTAAACCCAGTAATGATAGAATCTTTATAATAGTCAAAACGGTTTGCAGAATTTTTCCGTTTTTTACGCCACGGCTATTAATGTAAGTCAATAAAATAATAGTAAAAATGGAAACTAATTGTGCTGCATTGAGTTTGAAAGAACCCAATTCAAATAATATGTTTTCGTCGCTTAAGGGTTCATATATATAAGCTGCAAACTTTGAGAAAGCTACTCCAACGGCGGCAATTGTTCCGGTTTGAATAACGGCAAAAAAACTCCATCCATACAAAAAGGCAATTAGCTTATTGTAAGCTTCTTTAAGGTAAACGTATTGTCCGCCAGCTTTTGGAAACATGGCACTCAGCTCACCATAACTTACGGCAGCAATAATAGTAATTAGTCCGGAGATAAGCCAAATTAGCGTCAGCCACCCCGCAGATCCTACTTGTCTGGCAATATCGGCACTTACAATAAATATCCCGGAGCCTATCATAGACCCCACGACAAGCATGGTTCCGTCTAGTAATCCGAGTTCTCTTTTAAAATGTTCCTGGTCTTGTTCGTTTTCTTGCATTTTTTTTGGTTTTGGGTTGGTTAAAGATATACTTTTTTTGGAAATCTCGTAATTTCAAATTCCAAATTTTGAAAATTCCAAATTCCAATTAAAGACAAGAGCCTTTAATATAATAATTTGGGCATGTCCCGCCGAAAAAGGCGGGTCGGGCTTTCGGCTATATCTTTTACTTTGCTTCGCTGGTAAAAGGATACCGCCTCTATCCCTCATGCTAATCTCGGTTTCATTAGATTTTATAATATTGATTCAGTTTTACGGTTTACCATAAATTTATCACCAATTAGATCTTTACATTTGAGCCAGAAAGAAATAAAATTTTTCTAGAACTGTATTTTAGAAAAAATAAAACACCAAAAATTCTAACTCAAAATTTCCATAATTTAAAATGACAAATTACCAAGAATCTATTCCCAGTAAACTTAGTTTATTAAATCTATTAGTTTTAATCCTATCAATTTATGTACTTGCTGCATTAGTAATTGATTCTGTTTATATTCTTCCAACAGAAACTTCCAATCTTCTTAGCTATATTGATAAAGTTATTTGTTTATTCTTTTTTATTGAGTTTTGCATTCGTCTTAAAGATGCGGAAAACAAATTAAAATTTATGCATTGGGGATGGATTGACTTAATTTCTTGTATCCCCATGATTAATGCTCTGCGAGCTGGGCGTTTATTAAGACTTATTAGATTAATAAGAATCGTTAGAGCCTTTAAAACAACTAAAAATATTGTTGACCATGTTTTCGCAAACAAAGCAAAAGGCGCGTTCACTTCAATTTCAATAATAGCAATTTTACTAATAATTTTCTCGGCAATTGGAATTCTTCAAGTTGAAAACGCCCCAAATAGCAACATAAAAACTGCTGAAGATGCAATTTGGTGGGCTTATGTAACAATCACTACTGTCGGTTATGGAGATAAATTCCCAGTCACTACTGAGGGAAGAATTATCGCTGCTGTTCTAATGACTGCCGGCGTTGGATTATTTGGGACATTTACAGCCTACATTGCTTCTTGGTTTGTAGCAGAAAATAAAAACTAACTTAAATATTACTTATGAAAAAAAAATTACTCATTCTATTATTACTTGTATTCAATTCTTGTGTTACAAACTACTATTATGTTACCATTGACCAAGACACTACAATTTATTCATCTAGAAATGGAAAAGAATCAATAGTATCAATACCAAAAGGATCTAGCGTCTATATTACTAGAAGCGATAAAACATACAGTAAAATAAAATGGAAAAATTATAAAGGATGGGTAATTAACCCTGTATACAGTAATACAAATACATTAAGCAACAGTCCAAATACAAACGTTAATACCAATTACAATTTATCTCCTAGCAAATCTCATAGTTCTTCAACTAAATCTTATAATGGTGGTCCCGTTTATGTAAAAGGTTATACTAGAAAAAATGGAACATATGTTCAACCACACACAAGGAGTGCTCCAAAACGAAGATAATATTTCATATAAAGTTACAGTTCTAAAAAACTTTTAGATTTATATATTTAAGATGATCGTAAAAAATGTTTCTTCACTTCAACTAAATTATTTTCAGAACATTAAACACCAAACGCAACCAATTCAAAATTCTTTCATCTTATAATAAACCAAAAATTATGAGAAAATTTATTACACTATTACTTGTTGCAATTAGTCTTACTTCTTGTAGTGCTGATGAGGACGATAAGGTTAGAAATTCAGAATTTGTTGGGAAATGGAATTGGACTGGAACCCATGGAGGTTTTAATTTCAATAGTCATGCAACACCTGAATCAACAGGAACTACTCTTCAATTGAATTTAATGAAAAATTACACTTTCTCTATACTTAAAGATGGGAAAGAAATCGGAACGGGAAAATATAAGCTTACTATGATAAAATCTATTTATACCGGAGAAATGGAAAAATACATAACATTTGATATGACCAATATCCCAGAAGGCAGCTATTTTGTAACAATAGGTATCATTACAATTTATGAAGAAAATAAACTTTCGATTAGTGATAATAATTACGATGGAGTTGGTAGCGGATTCGAAAGAATAGAATAAAAACTAACAGACTAAAAAAAGCAAATATGAAAAAGATAATACTTTTACTAGCCATTTTAATATCTCAAATAAGCTGCAATAATGACAAAGAAACTAAACCCAAAGATACTGGAATACTGGGGACTTGGAAATTAGCGGAAAGTTTTGTGGGTGAAGGAGCGTCAGCAACAAAATGGGCTTCTGTTACAAATGGCTATACTCATACGTTTAAAAGCGACGGAACTTTTACTTCAACTCAATTTACAGAATGCACAAAAGGGATTTATAAACTGGAAAACACAACTTTAACCATGATTTATGGATGTCCCGGCTTTACCACTACTAAAGAAAAACCTACTGGAACTTTCATTGAAAATTATAAAATAGAAAATGGAAAGATGCATTTGTCACCTATTAATTTATTATGCTTTGAAGGTTGTGAATTTAAATTTATAAAAATAAAGTAAGCAAGATTTACTTCAAAATAAATAGCAATAAGCTGCAAACTTAAAATATGCAGCTTTTTTTACGCCTAAAAACCAATTCAACTCAAAGAATAATCCAACTTCAAAAATAAAATTTTAACAGTTTACGTCTTCCCGTAACATTATACAATTTCAACTATTTATATTTGAAAATCAAACTATAAAAATTTAACCAACCAAAAACCAACCACCATTATGGAAACCACCACTGTAGAATCGCCAGATGTTGCAAATTATCATTACAAGTACGCAGCAAATTTACTTTTAAATGAAAACAAATCGGCTTATGAAACTAAAGCCCGACTTGTCGAACAAGGATTAAGTAACGATATTGCCGGATTGATAGTAGAGAACGTAGAAATTGAAATACAAGAAGCAAAACATGAAAAAGCCAGAAAAGATATGGTTTATGGCGCATTGTGGTTTTGTGGCGGTACAATTTTAACTCTTGCTGACATTGGCTTTATTTTTTGGGGAGCTATTTTGTTTGGTGGAATTCAGTTTTTTAAAGGACTTATCAATGTTAATTCATAAAATTTAAAAACGCTCAGTCAAAATAAGCCGAAATAGACTTTAAAAGTAGTAGGCAATCCATTTAATTTAGCAAATATGATAGTTTGGTCAGGAAGGGGATTTCTCTCGCTTCTAATTTTATTTATCGCCATTTTTTTATTCATCCCTATTTTACCAGAAACCTATATAACCCAAAGTTTTGTTATTCCGCTTTATATTGCTGCAATTTTTAGCTATATTTTTGGAATTAAATGGAATAAAACTTTGAGAGTTTTTATTGATAAAGAGACTGGTAAAGAAATAAATTTCAAAAGTAATCATGGCTTGTTTTGGATTAATATGGAATATTGGGGAATTATATTTCCTTTATTTGCTCTTGTTATGTTAGCTCAAACTTTAGACAAACAAGGAACGGAACTTTACCTGAATATCTTTTTGATTCTTATAGGAATTGCGTGTTTAGTTTATTTTAGCATTACTCTTTTTAAAATTAAAAATTCGACAATTTCGAATTCTCAATTTCAAAAAACTGATGCTGAGACCAAATTAAGTTTTATAAAAGAAGAAATTGTAACAAATAAATTTGACAACGAAGATCCCAGCCAATATTTGCCAAAATAATTAAGAAAGCATAGCTAGAGAACGTTACTATTTATTTTATTATCTCAACAACTAAAAAAATTAAAACCCAAAATTTTTGAAAAGCTGGTTCAGCTCGGTATGATTGCATTATGTCTTGTATTCTTAAACTAAGTCTACTTTAGTTTCAAAATAATTTAAGCTTCAATTTCACATTTCAAAGAAGATCGTTCTGTATTTTTATAAACAGAACGATCTTCTTTGCTTTAACATTATCAATTTTCACTTGTTCAATAGTTAAACAAAACAGAGCGTTTTTTAGTATTTATTTTCTTCATATTACTTTTAACTAAGGGTCATGATTATCTTATTTTTTATACATCCAATAAAAAATACAACAATAAGTGTCTTATTTACAATTACTTGAAAAGTATAAAATTTCAAACTTAAAAGAAAATTCGCACTATTTAGTCAAAATCAATTCTTTTTTATTAAATTTGAAAGAGATGATAAAAGCTATAAAACGCATATATTTCATTAACAATTGTTTATTTTTTTTCAAATAATCATTCCCCATCGATTATTACAACATAAATAATTTGTCAGATCTTCATCAGAATCCAGTAAGCTAAATTACTAACCAATAAATACGAAACTATGCCTAAGTTCCATTTTTTTAAGAAATTACGCTTCGCGAATGTTTTCATTCTTTTATTGATAGTATTTGCGTCCTGTGCTCTATTAATATGCATCAATTTTTTCACGATCAAAACCTTATCTGCAAACAGAGCTTACATAAATGGTGAATCGCATTATTCTAAAGGTCAAAAAGACGCTTCAAGACATCTGATAACTTATCTCTATACCAAAGACCCAAATCAGTGGAAATTATATTTAGAAGAATTAAAAGTTCCGCAGGGAGATGGAATCGCAAGAATAACACTTTTAAAAGCAGGAGACAATGAAGTAGCCAGAAAGGCATTGCTTGTTGGACGAAATCACGAAGAGGATTTAGATGATCTTATTTGGCTTTTTGAAAATTTTAAAGAAGTTCCCTTTTTAGCAAAAGCCATTCATGAATGGGAACAAGGTGACAAATTAATTTTTCAATTGTTTATTATCGGACAACAAATTAATGCCAAAATCAAAAAGGATATATTGACACCTGATAATCGCGAACAATTCTTAAAAGACATAAGTGCAATTAGCGATAAACTGACTATTAATGAACGTAATTTTTCGAATACATTAGGCGAAGGAACACGCAAAATAAAAAGCTTACTTATAATAACGAATATCTTTTTCACCCTGGTCATTGTTTGTAGTGTTTGCTTGTATTATTCCATAATGGTAAAACGCCTTATTGTTTCTAAAAAAGAAATCGAGGCTAAAAATGAAAATTTAACACTTGTTAATCATGAACTTGATCGCTTTGTTTATAGTGCATCGCATGATTTACGATCTCCTATTACTTCATTAAAAGGACTTATAGAAATAACACAACTGGAAGATGATCCAAATCAGATCAAAAGGTATCTGAATTTAATGCATCAAAGCCTCGCTAAACAAGATCGCTTTATTAACGACATTATAGATTATTCTAAAAATAAACGGAAAGAAGTAGTTATGGAAGCTGTAAGCCTACAGGAATTATTTGACGAGGCTATTTCACAGCTTATGCATATTGAAAATGCAAACCAAATTACATTCACCAAAGAATTATTAGTAGATAAAATCCAGAGTGATAACTTACGATTAAAAATTATCATTTCTAATTTAATCTCAAATGCTATAAAATATGCTGACAGTAATAAACAAGAAATGCAGATTTCAATTAAAACTTATTTCATAGATGGTTTTAATAAAATTGAAGTGGCTGATAACGGAATTGGCATCCGTGACGAATACAAAGACAATATCTTTCAAATGTATTTTGGAACAAACAAAAACAAAGGATCAGGATTAGGCCTTTATATAGTCAAAGAGGCAGTAGAAAACATTAAAGGGAACATCTCAGTAAGCTCACAAAGTAATATTGGAAGTAAATTCATAGTAACAATCCCATACGCGTATGCCAGTTAAAAATGTATACCTATTAATTGAAGATAATCTTATCGACCAGCTTGTCATCAAACAATTACTTAAAAAAGTACTTTACATAGACGAAGTACATATAACCAATAATGGCAAAGAAGGCATTGAGTGGCTTCAGGCTAATGGCAAACTTTACCCATCAATTATTATTATTCTCGATGTACAAATGCCTGTTATGAATGGTTTTGAATTTTTGAATGCTTACGCCAAACTAGATAGCGAACTAAAGAAAGGCAATCAAATCTATGTACTTTCCTCGACGTTAGATTGTGATGAAATTAAAGAAATTAGCGAAAGTATCTATGTTACCGATTTTCTGGGCAAACCTTTCCCTATTGAAGAATTTAGAAATAAAATTTATTTGAATGCCTAAATCTTTTCTAAAACGCGGTTTACTTGTGAAAAAGCTCTTTCATAGTATGGCTCTTTAGTTGAGGAAATCATAACACCACCATGAGTTGAAGAGTGAACAAATTTAATTTCTCCATCTACCGCTTCAATCACCATTCCAACGTGATTAATTTGTCGTCTTCCGTTTGTTCTAAAAAAGATTAGATCACCTTTTTGCGCCTCATCTGAATTAATTTTCACACCAATTCGCGATTGTTCGATAGAACTTCTTGGCAGTTTAATATCAAAATTACTAAAAGTACAAATCATTAAACCAGAGCAATCAAAACCAGCTTTTGTAGTTCCGCCAGACCGATATCTGACCCCAATATTTTCGGTAGCATTCATTACGAGCTGAGTAATTAAATCTGAATGATTACTAACCCTTATGATTGTTGACGAATCTTTTTTGATTTCCGAATTCTCGGCGATCTGAACATTTTGATTAGGGATTGACAAAGAATCTTTTACTGCAGTATTTATTGGTTGCAATGCCTGAGCAGCATCTGCCTTTTCTTTTGAAGTACGAATCTTTAAAACATATCCAACGGGTAATTTCCCTTTAATAAATGGATTTTGTTTCTCTAATTCGAGAACCGTTAATCCGTATCTTTTTGCAATGGCATATTTTGTTTCTTTGGGCTGAACCTCAACTACAACTTCAACATCGGTTACAATCTTAAGATCGTCAATTGGTTTTTCTGAGACTGCTACTGAATTAGAAGGAATGTTAATTTGTTGTCCAATTTTCAATCCTTCTGTTTCTAATGATGGATTTGTCTTTTTTAAATCGTCAACTGAGACATTGTATTTTTTTGATATTCCCCAAAGTGTTTCTTTGGCCTGAACTTCATGTAAACCCGGAGTCGTATTTGTAACAGTTTCTTGAAGTTTAATTTCAGAAGTTTGGTTGTTATTCGGTATTAATAAAATTGAATTTAATTTTAAAATTTTAGGAGCATTTGGATTTGCTTCTGAAATATCTTTGGCTTTAACTCCATACTTCTTAGCAATTACAGTTAGATTTTCTCCTTTTGAGATTTTATGTTTGGTATATTTTTCCTGAGAAAAAGCACCAACACTAAAAAAAAACAATACTATTATTAATCTAAAAACCATTTTATTCTATTTTGCATTCGTTATCTCAAGCTTGTCTTGTTATTTCAAACTTAAAAAACGAATTATATTTGGGGTAGGCGAATTTAACTTTTTAAAGTAAAAAAAGCACATTTTTTAACAACAAATTTTGTTGAAATTAACAAACACGGCATAAAAATTGGTTCAACATTTTTCAAAATATCATTTTTTATACGAAAAGTTGTATTTTTAAATCTCGTAAACAACCTTAATCTAACATATTGTGAAAAAATTACTTCTATTACTTTTTTTTCTTCCCTTACTGTCGTTTGCACAAAACATTAAAGGCGAAGTCATTTCTGAAAAAACCAACCTCCCAATAGACGATGTTAATATAGCGGCAATCAATTTTAACACATTTACATTAACAAATGAAAACGGGGAGTTTACCTTAAAATTGCCTTCAAATTTTAAAGAAAAAGATACTATTGAATTTTCTCATATTGGGCTTACAACTTTAAAAATTAGCTTAGAAGATTTAAAGAAAACAAATTATAAAGTTTCACTTCAAGAAGAAATCGAAAATTTATCAGAGTTAACAATTACAGCTAATTCTTGGTTAAAACTAAAATCAAAACTTGCTTTTACTAAATTATCTCCTTTAAAACATCCAATTTCCTCTTTTGGATCCTGTATTAATGATGGTAAAATTTATATTGTAGGAGGCAGTGACAGCTATGAATCGAATGCTTTAGAAGCCTTAAAAGCAAAAAATATAAACTCAGAAGACCCCAGATTTGTACAAAAATACCTGGACGAGATTGCATCTCAATCTTCATATTCTTCAATTTCATACCAAGGCTCTTTTTTAATTTATGATATTAAAAAAGATTCATGGGAAACTTCTGAAGCGAAATTCAAAAGAAGAGCTTTTAACAACCTTAATTATTACGACAATAAACTTTATGTTCTAGGCGGCAAAAGAGTTTCTAAAACTGGAAAGTATCAGTATTTGGAAAACGAAATTGAAGTATTTGATCTGAATAAACAAAGTATTACAATTGACAAAACTTACCCCCACCAAGCTTCGAATGCAGCTTCTTTTACTCATAAAAATAATATTATTGTTCTGGGAGGTTCTATAAAATCAACAGAAAAAGGGGAAAAAGAATTTACAAATAAAGTGCATTTTTATAATATAACATCTGGTTATTGGTATGAACTGACAAACATGCCAATTGCAATGGAAACTTCAGGAACGATAGTCGACAATAAAATTTATTTAATTGGAGGAAACAATGGTAAGCTTCTGACAGCTATTGAAAGTTTAGATTTAACAACTGAAAAATGGCAAACTGAGGGAGAATTGTTTTCCGGTTTTGACCATCCAGCTGTAACGTCCAATAATGATATCATCTATTTCTTTGAAAACAGAAAAATATGTGTTTACGACACTAAATCAAAACAGCTCAAAGAATATTTAGTCGAACTAGATGTAAAATCTTCAGCTATGTATTATTTTGACAATAAATTATATATTGCAGGAGGAACTACTTTTATAAATTACGCCACAGTTCCTTCAGCGAATATCTACAGCATTGATATTGATGAATTTGAGACCACAAAACCAAATCGAATAAAAGTTTTATCACAAGGATTAAATTTAGCTAAAAATAATTAAATCATTCTACCAAAAAGTTAATCTACTTAAACTCCTATATTTTAAAATTGAAAATTCCATCAATAATTTGCATCGCATTAGATTTTGATATTAGAAAAAAGCGCCCTGTTTTCACAGGGCGCTTTTAGTATAATTGAATCTTAAGAATTAAGCTTTTCCGGCAGCAATTAAGTTTAATGCAGAACCGGCAACGAACCAGCCAATTTGACCAGCGTTGTAAGTATGATTTGCCAGGATAATATCTTTTGTACCATCCGCATGAAGAAACTCTAATGTTAATGGTTTTCCCGGAGCGAACTCAGTTAAATCAGTAAAGTTAATAGTATCATTCTCCTGAATTTTATCGTAATCAGCTTCCTTTGCAAAAGTTAAGCCTAAAAGACCTTGTTTTTTAAGGTTTGTTTCATGGATACGTGCAAAAGATTTCACTAATACCGCTTTAACCCCTAAGAAACGAGGTTCCATAGCAGCATGCTCACGAGAAGAACCTTCACCATAGTTGTGATCTCCCACAACTATAGACGGAACTCCAGCCGCTTTATATGCACGGGCTACAGCAGGAACTGCATCGTAATCTCCAGTTAATTGATTTTTAACAGAGTTTGTTTTTTGGTTGAATGCATTTACAGCACCAATCAACATATTATTAGAAATATTGTCTAAATGTCCACGGAAACGTAACCATGGTCCTGCCATAGAAATGTGGTCCGTCGTACATTTTCCGAATGCTTTAATTAACAATTTTGCACCAATAATGTTTTTACCATCCCAGGCATCAAATGGAGCTAATAATTGCAAACGCTCCGATGTTGGGCTTACAACAACCTGAACTCCTGATCCATCTTCAGCCGGAACCTGGAAGCCCGGATCTTTAACATCAAATCCTTTTGGAGGCAATTCGTCTCCTGTTGGAGCCTCAAGCCTTACTTCTTCTCCATCTTCGTTGATTAAAGTATCTGTTAATGGATTGAACCCTAAATCACCTGCAATTGCCATAGCAGTTACCAATTCCGGAGAACCTACGAAGGCTAAAGTATTTGGGTTACCATCTGCACGTTTTGAGAAGTTACGGTTGAAAGAGTGAACAATGGTGTTTCTTTCTTCTTTCTCTGCTCCATCTCTGTCCCACATACCAATACATGGTCCACAAGCATTAGCAAAAACAGTAGCACCAATTTTTTCGAAAGTATCGATAAAACCATCTCTTTCAATTGTATAACGAACAACCTCTGAACCCGGAGTAATTGTAAACTGAGATTTAGTTTTTAAGTTTTTAGCACTTACTTGTCTGGCTAAAGAAGCTGCACGAGAAATATCTTCATAAGAAGAGTTAGTACAAGAACCTATTAAACCTACCTGAATTTGTAAAGGCCAGTTATTTTTGATTGCTTCTTCTTTCATTTTAGAAATTGGAGTAGCTAAATCTGGTGTAAAAGGTCCGTTTAAGTGTGGCTCTAATTCAGATAAATTGATTTCGATAACCTGATCAAAATATTGTTCCGGATTAGCATAAACTTCAGGATCTCCAGTTAAGTAAGACGCTACTTTGTCTGCAGCATCAGCAACATCCGTTCTATTTGTAGAACGCAGGTAACGACTCATAGAATCATCATAACCAAAAGTTGAAGTTGTAGCCCCAATTTCAGCACCCATGTTACAAATAGTACCTTTACCAGTGCAAGACATAGAAGTTGCACCTTCACCAAAATATTCAACGATAGCACCAGTACCACCTTTTACAGTAAGAATACCGGCAACTTTAAGAATAACATCCTTAGGAGCGGTCCATCCTGATAGTTTACCAGTTAATTTTACTCCAATTAATTTAGGAAATTTTAATTCCCAAGCCATGCCTGACATAACATCTACAGCATCAGCCCCACCAACACCAATAGCCACCATTCCTAACCCACCTGCATTTACAGTGTGCGAATCGGTACCAATCATCATTCCACCCGGGAACGCATAATTTTCAAGTACTACCTGATGAATAATTCCAGCTCCGGGTTTCCAGAAACCAATTCCGTATTTATTAGAAACAGACGATAAGAAATCGAAAACTTCATTACTTTGTGTTTTTGCTCTAGCCAAATCGGTTGCAGCATCTACTTTTGCCTGAATCAGGTGATCACAGTGAACTGTTGTAGGAACGGCAACTGTTTTCTTTCCAGCGTGCATAAATTGTAATAATGCCATTTGAGCAGTTGCATCCTGACACGCTACACGATCCGGTGCAAAATCAACATAATCAACTCCTCTTCCAAACGCCTTCGTTGGATTTCCGTCCCAAAGGTGATTGTACAAAATTTTCTCCGTTAAAGTAAGTGGACGACCAACAATCTCGCGTGCTTTGTCAACACGGCCTGGCATGTTCTCATACACTTTTTTAATCATTTCAATATCAAAAGCCATAAGTATAATTGTTTTTGTTTTTGTTATTTTTGAACATGACAAGTTACAAATAATTGATCAGCCAGAAAAGAAAAAGCCCGAGAATAACTCGGGCTTTTGCATATAATTAACTAATCTTAGTTATTACATAACTAATAATTTATGCGAAGGTGCAAATCTGGTCAAATTGATACCATCTACTGCAGCCGTATATTCATCCAATGTAGGAGTTCTACCAAGAATTGTAGACAGAACTACAACCGGCGTAGAAGAAAGTAGTGACTCTCCTTTTTTACCCTCAGTATCTTCTACAACTCTTCCTTGGAAAAGACGAGTCGAAGTTGCCATTACGGTATCTCCTTTTGCCGCTTTTTCCTGATTACCCATACAAAGGTTACATCCTGGACGCTCTAAATACAGCATTTTCTCATATTCTGTACGTGCAGCACCTTTAGGAGCATTATCGTCGAATTCGAAACCTGAGTATTTCTGTAAAACTTCCCAATCTCCTTCAGCTTTAAGCTCATCTACAATGTTATAAGTTGGTGGTGCCACTACAAGCGGTGCTTTAAACTCAACTTTACCATGCAGATTTTCTATATTTTTAAGCATTTGAGCAAGGATTTTCATGTCTCCTTTGTGCACCATGCATGATCCAATAAACCCAAGATCTACTTTTTTCACTCCTCCATAAAAAGATAAGGGTCTGATGGTATCGTGTGTGTATCTTTTTGAAACATCAACATTATTTACATCCGGATCAGCAATCATTGGTTCAATAATCTGATCAAGATCAACAACAACTTCAGCGTAATATTTAGCATTTGAGTCTGGAGTCAAAGCCGGTTTCTCAGCCGATTTAATCTCCGAAATTCTCTTATCTGCTTTATTAATCAACCCCTGAAGAACTTGTTTATGATTGTCCATTCCTTTGTCGATCATAATCTGGATTCTGCCTTTTGCAATCTCTAGCGACTCAATCAAAGTATCATCCTCAGAAATACAAATAGAAGCTTTTGCTTTCATTTCTGCAGTCCAGTCTGTAAAAGTAAATGCCTGGTCAGCTGTAAGAGTTCCAAGATGAACCTCAATAATTCGACCTTGAAATACATTTTCTCCACCAAACTTCTTAAGCATCTGCGCTTGTGTAGCGTGAACCACATCACGAAAGTCCATATAATCTCTCATTTCCCCTACAAACGTCACCTTAACTGATTCCGGAATTGGCATTGAAGCTTCACCAGTAGCAAGTGCAAGAGCAACTGTTCCTGAGTCAGCACCAAAAGCAACACCTTTAGACATTCTTGTGTGAGAGTCACCACCAATAATGATAGCCCATTCGTCTATTGTAATATCGTTTAAAACCTTGTGAATAACATCAGTCATTGAGTGGTAAACGCCTTTCGGGTCACGAGCCGTAATTAA contains:
- a CDS encoding APC family permease, which codes for MQENEQDQEHFKRELGLLDGTMLVVGSMIGSGIFIVSADIARQVGSAGWLTLIWLISGLITIIAAVSYGELSAMFPKAGGQYVYLKEAYNKLIAFLYGWSFFAVIQTGTIAAVGVAFSKFAAYIYEPLSDENILFELGSFKLNAAQLVSIFTIILLTYINSRGVKNGKILQTVLTIIKILSLLGLIVFGLTLAAKASVWDANWTDAWTTRSYNAESGSWLPISGTALITGISAAMVGSLFSSDAWNGVTFIAGEIKNPKRNVGFSLFLGTFIVTIIYVLTNLMYLAVIPLDEIATAKSDRVAVVASQYIFGNIGTLIIAIMIMISTFACNNGLIMAGARVYYTMAKDGLFFKKAAVLNESSVPAWALWAQCIWASALCLTGKYGDLLDFVIIIVLIFYILTIYGIFILRKKMPDVERPYKAFGYPFLPMLYIIIASAICISLLLTKFSTCGWGVLIMLTGIPVYYLTKPKEN
- a CDS encoding potassium channel family protein, with amino-acid sequence MTNYQESIPSKLSLLNLLVLILSIYVLAALVIDSVYILPTETSNLLSYIDKVICLFFFIEFCIRLKDAENKLKFMHWGWIDLISCIPMINALRAGRLLRLIRLIRIVRAFKTTKNIVDHVFANKAKGAFTSISIIAILLIIFSAIGILQVENAPNSNIKTAEDAIWWAYVTITTVGYGDKFPVTTEGRIIAAVLMTAGVGLFGTFTAYIASWFVAENKN
- a CDS encoding HAMP domain-containing sensor histidine kinase, which produces MPKFHFFKKLRFANVFILLLIVFASCALLICINFFTIKTLSANRAYINGESHYSKGQKDASRHLITYLYTKDPNQWKLYLEELKVPQGDGIARITLLKAGDNEVARKALLVGRNHEEDLDDLIWLFENFKEVPFLAKAIHEWEQGDKLIFQLFIIGQQINAKIKKDILTPDNREQFLKDISAISDKLTINERNFSNTLGEGTRKIKSLLIITNIFFTLVIVCSVCLYYSIMVKRLIVSKKEIEAKNENLTLVNHELDRFVYSASHDLRSPITSLKGLIEITQLEDDPNQIKRYLNLMHQSLAKQDRFINDIIDYSKNKRKEVVMEAVSLQELFDEAISQLMHIENANQITFTKELLVDKIQSDNLRLKIIISNLISNAIKYADSNKQEMQISIKTYFIDGFNKIEVADNGIGIRDEYKDNIFQMYFGTNKNKGSGLGLYIVKEAVENIKGNISVSSQSNIGSKFIVTIPYAYAS
- a CDS encoding response regulator, with translation MPVKNVYLLIEDNLIDQLVIKQLLKKVLYIDEVHITNNGKEGIEWLQANGKLYPSIIIILDVQMPVMNGFEFLNAYAKLDSELKKGNQIYVLSSTLDCDEIKEISESIYVTDFLGKPFPIEEFRNKIYLNA
- a CDS encoding peptidoglycan endopeptidase, with protein sequence MVFRLIIVLFFFSVGAFSQEKYTKHKISKGENLTVIAKKYGVKAKDISEANPNAPKILKLNSILLIPNNNQTSEIKLQETVTNTTPGLHEVQAKETLWGISKKYNVSVDDLKKTNPSLETEGLKIGQQINIPSNSVAVSEKPIDDLKIVTDVEVVVEVQPKETKYAIAKRYGLTVLELEKQNPFIKGKLPVGYVLKIRTSKEKADAAQALQPINTAVKDSLSIPNQNVQIAENSEIKKDSSTIIRVSNHSDLITQLVMNATENIGVRYRSGGTTKAGFDCSGLMICTFSNFDIKLPRSSIEQSRIGVKINSDEAQKGDLIFFRTNGRRQINHVGMVIEAVDGEIKFVHSSTHGGVMISSTKEPYYERAFSQVNRVLEKI
- a CDS encoding carboxypeptidase-like regulatory domain-containing protein; protein product: MKKLLLLLFFLPLLSFAQNIKGEVISEKTNLPIDDVNIAAINFNTFTLTNENGEFTLKLPSNFKEKDTIEFSHIGLTTLKISLEDLKKTNYKVSLQEEIENLSELTITANSWLKLKSKLAFTKLSPLKHPISSFGSCINDGKIYIVGGSDSYESNALEALKAKNINSEDPRFVQKYLDEIASQSSYSSISYQGSFLIYDIKKDSWETSEAKFKRRAFNNLNYYDNKLYVLGGKRVSKTGKYQYLENEIEVFDLNKQSITIDKTYPHQASNAASFTHKNNIIVLGGSIKSTEKGEKEFTNKVHFYNITSGYWYELTNMPIAMETSGTIVDNKIYLIGGNNGKLLTAIESLDLTTEKWQTEGELFSGFDHPAVTSNNDIIYFFENRKICVYDTKSKQLKEYLVELDVKSSAMYYFDNKLYIAGGTTFINYATVPSANIYSIDIDEFETTKPNRIKVLSQGLNLAKNN